The DNA region CTAGGTTGCTTAACGCTGCTAGGATTATCACCACCAAAAGACCAAAATAGATCACATTGGAAAAGAAGCTGGTAATCGTCTCATCAATCTTTGACTTGCGCATCCCTTTAACAACAACGGTTGTTAAAAGAGAGGCTATTTTTTTACCGATAAAAAAGATCAGTAAAGAAGCAATTACTTTCACTCCATAAAGAGTAACAAAATTGACAACGACTGCCCAGCTCAAATCCATATGCACGCTACGATCCTAAATTATTTTTTGAAAACGGCGTCAACTCTTCTGTTTTCAGCACGTCCAGCATCTGTATCATTTGAAGCAACAGGTTTACTCTCACCAAATGCCTCTGTAGTTACTTTTGCTGCAGAAACGCCAAGGCTTTCAAGTGCTTTAGCAACTGCTTTTGCACGTTGGTCTGAAAGTTTCATGTTGTATGCGTCGCTACCTTTAGAGTCGGTATGACCTTCAAGAACAACACTGTATCCTGGGTTTTGTTTCATAAAATCAGCTACTTTTTGAATCTCAGGCATAAATGCTGGTTTTACAGTTGATTTGTCGAAATCAAATTGTACATGTAAACGAATGATTTTTGGACAACCATCAGCGTCAACCACAGTACCTTTTGGAGTATTTGGACATTTATCTTTATCATCTGTTACACCATCGCCATCGCTATCAACTGGAGCTTTTACGACAACTGGAGCTGGTTTTGGTTCAGGTTTAACAACGGCAACTGGAGCAGATTTTGCACCAAATGGAATGGTAAAGCCTAGGCTGTAGAACATTTCATTGTCGCCACCTTGGAATTTAATGGCATGACGAACTTCAGCTTTAAGCGCAAAATTATCCGTTACCCAGTATTTTACACCACCACCGTATTGTGCAAACATGCTATCTCTGTTTTCAAGTTGTGCATTTGTTACATCTTCATAACCAAGACCGACTAAAGCATACAATGCAGCTTCTGGAGTAATTTTGTACTCTTTAACCAAGTTAGCATAGTAACGATTAAAATCTGTACTGTCTGTTCTACCCGCTTTATAGTCAACATTATCTGATCTATCGTAACCAAGTTCAACTTGATTGATAATCGTGTTGTCAAGGTTGATACCAAATCTCAAACCATAAGTCAATTGACTTTTAAGATCAAGATTGCCCTCTGGTAAAACACCACCAATAGTTGGTGTTACCTCGTAATTGTATGCAGTTGGTGCTGCAAATGCCAAAGATGCTAATGCCGCCAATGAAAATAAAGTTTTTTTCATTTTTATTCCTTTAAACTAATATTTCTAAGATTTCATATGTGAAGGCCCGAATTATAACACAAGTTTTGGCAATTAAGTCTTAAATTTATGGTTTAATCCAATCAATGGTATTGTGCATAACCCCAATTATAGAGGTTGAGACAGGTGTGATCTCTTTATTGACCACTGTAATAGAATTAGGAATCACTAAAAAAAGATAAGGATTATCTGCAACAATTTTTGCAAAAATTTCTCGATAAATGGCATCGAATTTTTCTTGATCAACGATCTGTTCCGCTTGTGTAATAAGCTGATCGACCTCAGCATTTTCATAGCCTATGAAATTGAATCCGCCTTTGCGCATAGATTCACTGTGCCAAATACTGTAGGCGTCGGGCTTAAGTCCTAGTGACCAACCCATCAAAACGGCTTCAAACTTGCGAGGTGTTATCACTGTATTTAAAAACGCTTGCCACTCCATGATGCGAAGTTTCATCACCACACCTGCTTTTTTCAGCTGGTGCTGAAGAATTTGAGCAGAGTAACTGCCACTACCATTGGCGCTGGTACTCAGTTCAAACTCAAAAGGATGAGCCTCATCATACCCTGCCTTTTTAAGAAGGGCTTTTGCTTTTTCAATATCAGGTTTTGGTGCATGAACTGCTTCATTAAAAGCTCCCGTTCCTGGTAAAAAAGGTCCTGTACACACTTTGCCATGACCAAAATAAAGGATATCGACGAGTTCTTGACGATCAATCGCTAACGAAAGCGCTTCACGCACTCTAGGGTCTTTAAATTTCTCAGATTTTAAATTAAACCCCATATATGAAAAATTATGAGCAATATCTTCATAAATACTGTAGTGTGCTTTAAAATCCTTATCGATTTGACGCTCTAACTGTAAAGGAGAGAGTGAACCAACATCCAATTTTTGGGACTTAAGCATCAAAAATTCCGAAGAGGGATCAGGCAGATAGTGAAAAATCATTGTATCAATAGTGGGCTTATGGATAAAATAGTTTTGATTGCCAGCTAATACAATATCTTTAGAGATGTTAAACTGACTCAATGTATAAGGGCCTGTACCAATAGGCGCTTGATTGAATTTACTGGTCATCAAATCCGCTTCATTTTTAAGCAGATGCTCTGGCAATATCTCCATCATCCAAACTTCGAGCGCTTTAAAGTAGGGATATTTATATTTCACTTCTACCGTAAACTCATCTAACATCTTTACATGTAAAATGTGCATAAAGCCTGAAGAGTACGGTGTAAAGATTTTAGGGGAGATAATCGTTTCATAGGTGAAAAGTACATCTTTGGCCGTAAAAGGGACTCCATCACTCCATGTGACATCTTTTTTAAGCTCAAAAATCAGTGTGGTATCATCCACAAAATGGTAACTTTGTGCAAGATCCGGAACAATATTCGCATCTTTATCGTATTTAATGAGTCCATTAAAAATCCACTGCGCGACATCTGAACTCGTTTTATCGGTTGAGACAATAGGATTGAGACGACTAGGATTGGCGGAAATAGCAAGATGTAGCGTACTGGCTAAAACATTACATGTAAAGAAAAAAAGAGTAAGTAAAAGTGTTTTCATGAAGGGATTATAACATATTAGGCTTCAGCATGAAAAAGCTTTTATTTTAAAATTAGGCATAAAAAAAGCTTCCAGACCGGGCAATCTGGAAGCTGATTTTTAAAGTTGTTAAGTGATACACAAAAAGGAGGTAATTGTCTTGGTAATGAAAGTATAGGGGAGTTGTTTAAACGCTCTGTTAATCTTTTGTAAATAAAAAGTTAATAGGAGTTTTTTTATCTCTTTTATACTTTTTCCTTTCATTTTTTAACGTTGATAGTATGAAACCAGTGTTGCTTTCGCAAGAGTATTGGCATTGAGCATAAAACCAACGAGTGCAGGTGAAGCTTTTTCATCAAGACCTAGTTTATCCACACCAAGAGCATAAACGGTAAAAATATAACGATGTGCTTTATCGCCTTTAGGAGGACACGCCCCACCAAATCCCGTTTTGCCATAATCGGTGATACTTTGAATAGCCGCAGTAGTCGCTGACTTGCTGACATTGCCAAAATCCGTCGGAAGGGCATTGATGGATGATGGAATGTTAAAAACAACCCAATGCCACCAGCCGCTTCCTGTTGGCGCATCGGGGTCATAGACCGTTATGGCAAAACTTTTCGTACCCGAGGGTGCATCACTCCAATGCAATTCAGGAGAGATATTCGCACCATTACACCCAAAACCAGAAAACTCTTCCGTTTTAGAAAGTTGTCCAGCGAGGTCATGACTGTAAAGGGTAAAGCCACCTGCTAAGAGCGTGCTTCCAGATAACATGAAAGCAGCTACCCAATGTATGATTTTCATCCATAATCCTTTTGTCTCAAAATTTAAAGATTATTTTACATGTAAAAAGTATTTTGAAGTTAGTCTGTTAGGTTTGATATTTTGCCTATAAGGTTTTTAGGGGAGAATTCATGTTTTGCTTTAAAAAGACGCGTAAAGTGAGACTGGCTTTTAAAGCCTGCCTTAAATGCCGCTTCGCCAATACTAAGGTTGCCTTTTTCGATGAAAAAACGTGCGCGCTCGACTCTTTTTTGAAGTATCCATTTCATGGGCGAGGTCTGAAACTGTGATGTAAATTCCGCTTTAAATGCGCTCAAACTTCGACCACTGCGCTTTGCAAACTCAGGGATACTCCAGTTTTGTATAAAATGCTCTTCCATAAAGACACTCAGATCAATACCACGTGGTAGCAATGTTTGAAAGTAAGAGACCAATTTTGCTCCCTCAGAAGAGCCCAAAAGTAAGAGTAAAAGCTCTTGCAATTTTAATATCAAAATCGTATCAACAAAAGCTGGTTTTTGCTCGATAAACGGAAGCAGTGACAGTGCCGTACTTTTCATAATTGGGCTCAGTTCTATCTTGCAAAAAGCCTCTGGTGGATAGGTCTGCATCTTTACATGTAAAGGTACTTTTTCTAAAATGGGGGATAACCAATTGCCAATCACCTTCTCATCAAAAAAGACGAGCAAACACGCATAGTTTCCTCCTTCACACACTTCACTCATGACGTATTCACCCCGTGAGAGAAAAAAAGCTTCGCCCGCTTTAACCTCAACATCACCCTTTTTCGTGTGGAGCATTTTTTTACCTTCTAAGATAATATTGAGAAGATTTTGCTCCATAAATGCTTCGGCTTTGTAATGATCTTCCACTACAAAATAGCGCGCTATTACCACACCATTGGCTTCAATGGAATGCTCTTTATAATTTTTTTGAATGTATTCAAGCACATGAATGGACATTTACATTTCCTGTTCGTTAACTCTATTGAGTTACAATTTTAGCACATACTTCTTTGAGGAGAAGAAAAATGACACAAAACGTTTCACGTTGTGGCTGGGTAAAACTAAGCGATCCTACTTATGTGGCATACCACGATGAGGAGTGGGGAAAACCTCTGCATGATGATCGAGCCCTCTTTGAACTCTTTTGCTTAGAAACCCAATCCGCTGGCCTTAGCTGGCTCACAATTTTAAAAAAACGTGATGGCTACCGCAATGCTTTTGCTAGTTTTGTCCTTGAGAAAGTGGCTCATATGGGTGAGATGGATGTTGAACGCATTTTAAATGAAGGCGAAGTCATCAAAAGTCGCCCAAAAATTGAAGCCATCCTTCATAATGCCAAACTTTTTCAAGGTATTGCGCAAGAATTCGGTTCACTGGATACCTACTTTTGGAATTACGTAGGTGGCAAAACGATTGTTAACGATGTAAGCGATTACAAAACTGCCGCATGCACTTCGACCATTTCCGATGCTTTAACCAAAGATCTTAAAAAACGCGGTTTCAAGTTTGTTGGATCCACCACGATTTATGCGTTCATGCAAGCGTGTGGGATGGTGAATGACCATGAAAACAGCTGTGGGTGCAAATAAAATGACGTTTGAAATCCTCAATAACTACTGCCTCAGCCACATAGGCGCAATCAAAGAGTACCCCTTCGATAACACGACTGCCGTTTACAAAGTTGGCGACAAGATTTTTGCACTCATTGATGAAGCAAGCAATGCTCCACGCATCAATCTCAAATGCGACCCCTACTATGCAAGAGAACTTCGTGAAATGTATGAAAACGTTATCGCAGGCTACCATATGAACAAAAGACATTGGAATACAGTCATTTGTGAAGACGAAATAGACGAGACTTTGGTTTTTGAGTGGATCGACGACTCATATGACCTTGTATTTAATTCATTATCTAAAAAATTACAAAACTTTATCCGCAATTCATAGCAGGAGTTTTCATGTTTATTATCGCTTTAACCTATCATAAATCCCTCGAAGAGGTCGATAAACATTTAAGTGCTCACGTAGAATTTCTCAAAGCGCACTACGCGAAAGGTGTTTTCTTAGCGTCTGGTCGCAAAAATCCTCGCAATGGTGGCATTATCTTAGCACTTGCGCCCTCTAAAGCTGAAATTGAAGCGGTCATTGCACGTGATCCTTTTTACATTCATGATGTAGCAACCTATGAGATCACTGAATTTACACCCTCAATGACCTCACCCGAACTGGATTATTTAATCAATCGCTAAAGGAATCTT from Sulfurospirillum diekertiae includes:
- a CDS encoding OmpA family protein, whose protein sequence is MKKTLFSLAALASLAFAAPTAYNYEVTPTIGGVLPEGNLDLKSQLTYGLRFGINLDNTIINQVELGYDRSDNVDYKAGRTDSTDFNRYYANLVKEYKITPEAALYALVGLGYEDVTNAQLENRDSMFAQYGGGVKYWVTDNFALKAEVRHAIKFQGGDNEMFYSLGFTIPFGAKSAPVAVVKPEPKPAPVVVKAPVDSDGDGVTDDKDKCPNTPKGTVVDADGCPKIIRLHVQFDFDKSTVKPAFMPEIQKVADFMKQNPGYSVVLEGHTDSKGSDAYNMKLSDQRAKAVAKALESLGVSAAKVTTEAFGESKPVASNDTDAGRAENRRVDAVFKK
- a CDS encoding peptide-binding protein; protein product: MKTLLLTLFFFTCNVLASTLHLAISANPSRLNPIVSTDKTSSDVAQWIFNGLIKYDKDANIVPDLAQSYHFVDDTTLIFELKKDVTWSDGVPFTAKDVLFTYETIISPKIFTPYSSGFMHILHVKMLDEFTVEVKYKYPYFKALEVWMMEILPEHLLKNEADLMTSKFNQAPIGTGPYTLSQFNISKDIVLAGNQNYFIHKPTIDTMIFHYLPDPSSEFLMLKSQKLDVGSLSPLQLERQIDKDFKAHYSIYEDIAHNFSYMGFNLKSEKFKDPRVREALSLAIDRQELVDILYFGHGKVCTGPFLPGTGAFNEAVHAPKPDIEKAKALLKKAGYDEAHPFEFELSTSANGSGSYSAQILQHQLKKAGVVMKLRIMEWQAFLNTVITPRKFEAVLMGWSLGLKPDAYSIWHSESMRKGGFNFIGYENAEVDQLITQAEQIVDQEKFDAIYREIFAKIVADNPYLFLVIPNSITVVNKEITPVSTSIIGVMHNTIDWIKP
- a CDS encoding YbhB/YbcL family Raf kinase inhibitor-like protein — its product is MKIIHWVAAFMLSGSTLLAGGFTLYSHDLAGQLSKTEEFSGFGCNGANISPELHWSDAPSGTKSFAITVYDPDAPTGSGWWHWVVFNIPSSINALPTDFGNVSKSATTAAIQSITDYGKTGFGGACPPKGDKAHRYIFTVYALGVDKLGLDEKASPALVGFMLNANTLAKATLVSYYQR
- a CDS encoding helix-turn-helix transcriptional regulator; the protein is MSIHVLEYIQKNYKEHSIEANGVVIARYFVVEDHYKAEAFMEQNLLNIILEGKKMLHTKKGDVEVKAGEAFFLSRGEYVMSEVCEGGNYACLLVFFDEKVIGNWLSPILEKVPLHVKMQTYPPEAFCKIELSPIMKSTALSLLPFIEQKPAFVDTILILKLQELLLLLLGSSEGAKLVSYFQTLLPRGIDLSVFMEEHFIQNWSIPEFAKRSGRSLSAFKAEFTSQFQTSPMKWILQKRVERARFFIEKGNLSIGEAAFKAGFKSQSHFTRLFKAKHEFSPKNLIGKISNLTD
- a CDS encoding DNA-3-methyladenine glycosylase I, translated to MTQNVSRCGWVKLSDPTYVAYHDEEWGKPLHDDRALFELFCLETQSAGLSWLTILKKRDGYRNAFASFVLEKVAHMGEMDVERILNEGEVIKSRPKIEAILHNAKLFQGIAQEFGSLDTYFWNYVGGKTIVNDVSDYKTAACTSTISDALTKDLKKRGFKFVGSTTIYAFMQACGMVNDHENSCGCK
- a CDS encoding MmcQ/YjbR family DNA-binding protein; amino-acid sequence: MKTAVGANKMTFEILNNYCLSHIGAIKEYPFDNTTAVYKVGDKIFALIDEASNAPRINLKCDPYYARELREMYENVIAGYHMNKRHWNTVICEDEIDETLVFEWIDDSYDLVFNSLSKKLQNFIRNS
- a CDS encoding YciI family protein, whose product is MFIIALTYHKSLEEVDKHLSAHVEFLKAHYAKGVFLASGRKNPRNGGIILALAPSKAEIEAVIARDPFYIHDVATYEITEFTPSMTSPELDYLINR